The DNA segment ATCCTCACATTCATATACTGTTACCTCGGACTGATAGCCGCTTTTGCTTTTCTGCTTCTTTTTAAACACTTCTCTCAGTGTTTTTCCTGCATGACAGGTGTAGGTGTCTGTCTCTTCCTTATACGCCATATTTTCCCGTTTACTGATGTCTTTCTTAAAACTTCTCTTTTTCCATTTTTCGTAGGTCTGCGGTTTGATGTAAGGGATCTGACCCTGGCTTTTCAGATATTCATAAGCCTCTTCGCTTTCATACCCCGAATCCGCAGTCACACTGGGATATCGAAATCCCAGGTTCACTTCCATGTTTTTCAGAAACGGCACCAGTGTCCATACATCATTCCGATCCTGAAAAATCCCAGCTGCCACAATGTATTCGCTGTCCACTGCGATCTGGACGTTATATCCAGGTTTCAGCTGGGCATTCCTCATATGATCATCCTTCATGTGCATAAAAGTGGCATCCGGATCCGTCTTGCAGTAGTTATTCCGGCCCTGGAAACTAGCTGTATGCCAGTCATAGATCGTCTGGCGTTCCAGAAACCGGCGGAACAGTTCCAGATATTTTTGATTCCGGCTTTTGCGTTTTCCTCTTCCATGTACCAAAACCGTCCCATCCAGACGGCACCGTTCTTCCAGAAACCGGCAGATTTCCTGAAGATCCTGGGTACGGCTTTCCTCTCCCACATGGAACCCGCAGATATAATCCTGGTTCAGAAGACAGACTGCCTCCTGAATCCGTTCGTACATCTTTGCTTCCCATTTCCCCACCGATTTCTTCCAGACGAAGGTATATTTATTGGCACAGGCTTCCAGTTTTGTCCCATCAATAAATACGGTTTCTTTTGATAATTCTCCGCTTGCTTCCAGGCGGCAGACCATCTGGTAGAACAGATTTTCACAGGCATCTGCCAGAAAACCGGTTCGGAAACGGGCAATGGTGCTGTGATCCGGTGCTTTTTGTCCGGCAAGCAGCCACATAAAGTTGATGTCGCGTCTGCATGCGGTTTCAATTTTTCTGGATGAATAGATGTTCTGGGAATAGGCATAAGTCAGGATCTTGAACATGGTCTTTGGGTCCACTGCCGGATTTCTGCCTTTGGCAGAGTAAGCCTGATACAGCAAGCTGTAATCTAAATCCTCCAATTCGTGGCTCAGCAGTCGAACAGAATCATCATCAGGAACCAAACCTTCCAAATTTAATGGCAAAACCAGTTGATAAGGCTCACCGAATTCGGTATAATTTTTATGGTATTTTAATTTACTGGTCATATCTTATTATACCATGGATTACGGGCTCTTCAGGGTCCGTTTTCTGTTTTCAGGGCATAAAAAAGGAGCCGCTGCTCCATAGATGATTACTCATCTATTTTGCAACGGCTCCTTTCGTTTAAGTATATACAAGTTCGAATAATTTCCTCCGCACGGTTGCGGATACTGTTCATGCGGCGCACCCATTCTATTTGGTCAGCCGCTTTGAGTGCTTCGGTTCCGCCCTCCTGCTTTGCCATAGCGGGAACGATGATTTCCATGCGCTTGTTACAGGCTTGGTCGATCTCGAACAGATACTTGAACAGAGTTCCCTCCAGCACATAGTTGTTGTAGAGGATTTTACGGTACTATATACTGTTACTCTCGCCCTGCAATTCATCATCGC comes from the Eubacteriaceae bacterium Marseille-Q4139 genome and includes:
- a CDS encoding IS1182 family transposase, with protein sequence MTSKLKYHKNYTEFGEPYQLVLPLNLEGLVPDDDSVRLLSHELEDLDYSLLYQAYSAKGRNPAVDPKTMFKILTYAYSQNIYSSRKIETACRRDINFMWLLAGQKAPDHSTIARFRTGFLADACENLFYQMVCRLEASGELSKETVFIDGTKLEACANKYTFVWKKSVGKWEAKMYERIQEAVCLLNQDYICGFHVGEESRTQDLQEICRFLEERCRLDGTVLVHGRGKRKSRNQKYLELFRRFLERQTIYDWHTASFQGRNNYCKTDPDATFMHMKDDHMRNAQLKPGYNVQIAVDSEYIVAAGIFQDRNDVWTLVPFLKNMEVNLGFRYPSVTADSGYESEEAYEYLKSQGQIPYIKPQTYEKWKKRSFKKDISKRENMAYKEETDTYTCHAGKTLREVFKKKQKSKSGYQSEVTVYECEDCGGCPYKKKCTRAKGNKRLYLSKNFLKKRRESYENIISEKGIQYRTNRSIQVEGAFGVLKNDYEFQRFLLRGKTKVKLEILLLCLGYNLNKLHAKIQNGRTGSHLFEVKTA
- a CDS encoding TnpV protein yields the protein MLYNNYVLEGTLFKYLFEIDQACNKRMEIIVPAMAKQEGGTEALKAADQIEWVRRMNSIRNRAEEIIRTCIYLNERSRCKIDE